From the genome of Candidatus Peregrinibacteria bacterium, one region includes:
- the nrdR gene encoding transcriptional regulator NrdR encodes MICPKCEHHDTKVIDSRDTMEGKAIRRRRECLKCNYRFTTFENIETANFIVIKKDGVREQYNREKLEIGIWKSCEKRPITQAQIKEMLDMLEEKWVAIGKEVPSESIGEGVMEALKKIDEVAYIRFASVYRQFKDVESFKKELAELLK; translated from the coding sequence ATGATCTGTCCTAAATGTGAACACCACGATACAAAAGTTATAGATTCCAGAGATACTATGGAGGGGAAGGCTATTCGGCGGAGACGAGAGTGCCTCAAGTGCAATTATCGGTTCACTACTTTTGAGAATATAGAGACTGCTAATTTTATAGTTATTAAAAAAGATGGCGTACGCGAACAATACAATCGAGAGAAACTCGAGATTGGAATTTGGAAATCATGTGAGAAACGCCCTATCACTCAAGCGCAGATCAAAGAAATGCTAGATATGCTCGAAGAAAAATGGGTGGCAATAGGTAAAGAAGTACCATCTGAAAGCATTGGAGAGGGTGTTATGGAAGCTCTCAAAAAAATAGATGAAGTTGCATATATTCGCTTCGCCTCTGTTTATCGGCAATTCAAAGATGTGGAAAGCTTCAAAAAGGAGCTCGCAGAGCTACTAAAATGA
- a CDS encoding sporulation protein: protein MGFVDKIKQFFGIGGVKLQLQAPAEISKAAAMVSGTVVLTSKSDQKVLSFEYWLEQRITTGTGNNKKVSKKRLAESKDMNGFDIHAGETKQVQFSMNLATEEQKKEAEGVFGAIAQVGGAMQALQGKKIEYQLWVSCDVDGVTMDPNAHQTVNLV, encoded by the coding sequence ATGGGATTTGTAGATAAGATAAAGCAGTTTTTCGGTATTGGAGGTGTGAAACTACAACTTCAAGCTCCGGCAGAGATTTCAAAGGCAGCGGCAATGGTTAGTGGCACTGTTGTTTTGACAAGTAAAAGTGATCAAAAAGTTCTGTCTTTTGAGTATTGGTTGGAGCAAAGAATCACTACAGGAACTGGAAATAACAAAAAAGTTTCAAAGAAAAGACTTGCAGAATCAAAAGATATGAATGGTTTTGACATTCATGCAGGGGAGACAAAACAAGTGCAATTCTCAATGAACCTTGCGACAGAGGAGCAGAAAAAAGAAGCTGAAGGAGTTTTTGGTGCAATCGCACAAGTAGGTGGGGCTATGCAAGCCCTTCAAGGTAAAAAAATCGAATACCAACTTTGGGTTTCATGTGACGTAGATGGAGTAACTATGGATCCAAATGCACACCAAACAGTGAATCTAGTCTAA
- a CDS encoding cob(I)yrinic acid a,c-diamide adenosyltransferase, with protein MKIYTKKGDTGQTDLIGERVDKDNLRISTIGTLDELNSLLGMARTKCSLQNVCEATKYLQGAIFTISAIIATPAPAPKKAKKLQAPSAKNLEEVIDEIEKILPPLNNFILPGGHETAATLHHARSVCRRAERLIVALSKKDTVDADILKFINRTSDFLFIMARYVNHHYMLHETIWEGAKLIEVDEEMHRIEEDTVVENEAVEIEAEIEEEVIEVATVNSEEVEIPAVEVAS; from the coding sequence ATGAAAATTTACACAAAAAAAGGTGACACCGGACAGACTGATCTTATTGGGGAGAGAGTCGACAAAGATAATCTACGAATTTCTACGATAGGGACTTTGGATGAATTGAATAGTTTACTTGGAATGGCAAGGACTAAATGCTCACTACAAAATGTTTGCGAAGCTACTAAATATTTGCAGGGCGCTATATTTACTATCAGTGCGATTATTGCAACTCCTGCGCCAGCTCCTAAAAAAGCAAAGAAGCTTCAAGCTCCATCGGCAAAAAACCTAGAAGAAGTAATAGATGAGATAGAGAAAATCCTTCCACCTCTAAATAATTTCATACTTCCGGGTGGTCATGAAACTGCAGCGACTTTGCATCATGCAAGATCTGTATGCAGAAGAGCGGAACGACTTATAGTTGCGCTAAGCAAAAAAGATACTGTCGACGCTGACATTTTGAAATTCATAAATCGTACTTCTGATTTCTTGTTTATTATGGCGCGATACGTGAATCACCATTACATGCTTCACGAAACAATTTGGGAAGGAGCTAAACTTATAGAAGTGGATGAAGAGATGCATAGAATTGAAGAGGATACTGTAGTAGAAAATGAAGCTGTTGAAATTGAAGCGGAGATTGAAGAAGAAGTAATTGAGGTTGCTACCGTGAATTCAGAAGAAGTTGAAATTCCAGCGGTTGAGGTTGCTAGCTAA
- a CDS encoding prohibitin family protein produces MVTKIKITPPNLNPMNFPIPKGLFKLSFIMFLAILLVIFDGFFLVPAGHVGVMFDYTRGGVLENERGEGIQFKIPIIQKATIFNVRTQEYTMSIAAGEGYKYENDAIEARSKDGQVVFIDGTALFHIAKDDASIIYQTLGTEIDVITKVVRPKARETVREVVGRFNSLDLVSEKRSEISDLINDELKASFAVDNVTMEEFIIRNVSFSEEFAAVIEQKEIARQNILTAEYRKQEAEALKAKKIIEAEADAESIRLKGDALRSNPEVIQLEFVDKMAGDIKWGILPDNIVPLMNFQQ; encoded by the coding sequence ATGGTAACTAAAATTAAAATCACACCTCCTAATCTAAATCCTATGAATTTCCCTATACCAAAAGGACTTTTCAAACTTTCCTTTATTATGTTCCTGGCAATCTTACTGGTTATCTTCGATGGATTCTTCTTGGTTCCTGCTGGGCATGTCGGAGTGATGTTTGACTATACACGTGGTGGAGTTCTTGAAAACGAACGTGGGGAGGGTATCCAATTTAAAATTCCTATTATTCAAAAAGCGACTATTTTTAATGTAAGAACTCAAGAATACACGATGAGTATCGCAGCCGGAGAAGGTTATAAATATGAGAATGATGCGATTGAGGCTAGGTCCAAGGATGGGCAAGTTGTGTTTATTGACGGGACTGCTCTTTTCCACATCGCAAAAGATGATGCGAGCATCATATATCAAACTTTAGGAACCGAAATTGACGTTATAACAAAAGTTGTAAGACCAAAAGCTCGTGAGACGGTTCGTGAAGTCGTTGGTAGATTTAATTCACTTGATCTCGTGTCAGAAAAACGTTCTGAAATTTCAGATTTAATAAACGACGAATTAAAGGCCTCATTTGCAGTGGACAATGTAACTATGGAAGAATTTATCATTCGAAATGTTTCTTTTTCTGAAGAATTCGCAGCTGTGATCGAACAAAAAGAAATAGCTCGTCAAAACATACTTACGGCTGAATATAGGAAACAAGAGGCGGAGGCGTTGAAAGCAAAAAAAATTATTGAGGCGGAAGCGGACGCTGAATCAATCCGTCTAAAAGGTGATGCTCTTCGCTCAAATCCAGAGGTTATTCAACTCGAATTTGTAGACAAAATGGCAGGAGATATCAAATGGGGGATTTTGCCCGACAATATCGTACCACTTATGAATTTCCAGCAATAG
- a CDS encoding GerMN domain-containing protein, with translation MKLKLVSTIILFDIVLIIFITYMLVQHNKTNGGFNLPKGQNVSIYGVILNDGGVNGEVLGCGDSLVPVRNYESEQFREVSEGLINEAVSELFALSNEIIGGDAVDGALFTAAYQPELTVDGVEINGSVANVFLSGKISMGGVCDTPRFEKQLERTATQFEGIDFARFYLNGSEENYRASLSSR, from the coding sequence ATGAAACTTAAACTTGTTTCAACAATAATCCTGTTTGATATCGTGCTGATAATTTTTATCACATATATGCTGGTACAGCATAATAAAACCAATGGAGGTTTTAACCTGCCTAAAGGTCAAAACGTATCTATATATGGAGTTATACTCAATGATGGTGGTGTAAATGGCGAAGTCCTCGGCTGCGGGGATAGCTTGGTGCCTGTTAGAAATTATGAGTCAGAGCAATTTAGAGAGGTAAGTGAGGGTCTTATAAATGAAGCTGTAAGTGAACTTTTTGCACTTTCAAATGAAATCATAGGTGGGGATGCTGTTGACGGCGCATTGTTTACTGCGGCTTATCAGCCAGAACTAACCGTTGATGGTGTAGAGATAAATGGTAGCGTTGCAAATGTATTCTTAAGTGGGAAAATATCTATGGGCGGTGTGTGTGACACGCCTCGTTTTGAAAAACAGCTTGAACGAACTGCAACACAATTTGAAGGAATTGATTTTGCCAGATTTTACCTAAATGGTTCAGAGGAAAACTACAGAGCATCTCTAAGTAGCAGGTAG